The proteins below are encoded in one region of Acanthochromis polyacanthus isolate Apoly-LR-REF ecotype Palm Island chromosome 4, KAUST_Apoly_ChrSc, whole genome shotgun sequence:
- the ube3a gene encoding ubiquitin-protein ligase E3A isoform X5 codes for MCLCLFSNYGRCESINLTSCLNVLHRNRATAKHLIERYFRQLTEGCGNGNCTNEFCASCRDFQPLDSNSAAAKALELFKINAKLCDYYPSFKSSADGSSLLDSTMSDKDTKDDFSDVHYLTENNICMILNFCEEEGDYSALVRVIGRVFSNAEALMKSFKKDEPNATENSCKPKDGEKQNDQTLEKTGAASAATLPDDALNDALSACEVAVDIPAVRRVYDRLLSIDQVEASLVNALIYLTPNVELDLEYLDVYEGNPDYLNIFIIVMENSNLHSPEYLEVALPQFCKAMSKLPVTALARLSKLWSMYGLPHIRRMMETFQQLITFTVVSNEYDAENLVNDDETVVAATQCLKIIFYASILAGDVDVEHNEEDEEDSDSDELTLHELLGEERLYKKGPRVDPLEKELGIRTVDSIRPIIPFEDFVNESLNDVVEMDKDFTFFKVNAETKFSFQSCPFILSVITKNQGLYYDNRIRMYSERRLTALYSMVQGQQPNPYLKLKVRRDHIIDDALVRLEMISMENPSDLKKQLFVEFEGEQGVDEGGVSKEFFQLVLEEIFNPDIGMFTYDDETKLFWFNSSSLENEAQYTLIGIVLGLAIYNNCILDVHFPMVVYRKLMGKKGTYLDLSDSHPV; via the exons ATGTGTCTATGCTTGTTTTCTAACTATGGACGATGTGAATCCATCAATCTGACTTCCTGTTTAAATGTCTTGCACAGGAACAGAGCGACCGCAAAGCATCTAATTGAGCGCTACTTTCGGCAGTTAACTGAAGGCTGTGGAAATGGCAACTGCACGAATGAGTTTTGCGCATCATGTCGCGATTTTCAACCTTTGGATAGCAATTCAGCAGCTGCCAAAGCGCTTGAGCTGTTTAAGATTAATGCCAAACTCTGTGATTATTACCCCTCCTTCAAGTCCAGCGCAGACGGAAGTTCTCTGCTGGATAGTACGATGAGCGATAAAGACACCAAGGACGACTTCTCAG ACGTCCATTACCTCACTGAGAACAACATCTGTATGATCCTGAATTTCTGTGAGGAGGAAGGGGATTATTCTGCTCTCGTCCGTGTCATCGGCAGGGTTTTCTCCAACGCTGAAGCCCTGATGAAGAGTTTCAAGAAGGATGAACCAAACGCCACTGAAAACTCTTGCAAACCAAAAGATGGGGAGAAACAGAATGATCAAACCTTGGAGAAGACGGGCGCCGCCTCTGCAGCGACTTTGCCAGATGATGCGTTGAATGACGCGTTGAGCGCCTGTGAAGTTGCGGTGGACATCCCGGCTGTGAGGAGAGTCTACGACAGACTCCTGTCCATCGACCAGGTGGAGGCATCCCTCGTAAATGCGCTCATTTATCTCACTCCAAATGTGGAACTTGACCTGGAATATCTTGACGTGTATGAAGGAAACCCAGATTACCTGAATATCTTCATCATTGTCATGGAGAACAGTAACCTGCACAGCCCTGAGTACCTCGAAGTGGCGTTACCGCAGTTCTGCAAGGCAATGAGCAAACTGCCGGTAACTGCGCTCGCCAGGCTGTCGAAGCTCTGGTCAATGTACGGCCTCCCGCACATCCGCCGTATGATGGAAACCTTCCAGCAGCTCATCACATTCACAGTTGTTAGCAATGAATACGATGCTGAAAACCTGGTAAATGATGACGAGACGGTGGTGGCTGCAACCCAGTGTTTGAAGATCATCTTCTATGCAAGTATCCTGGCAGGTGATGTGGATGTAGAGCACAACGAGGAGGACGAGGAAGACTCGGATTCTGATGAGCTAACGCTGCATGAGTTGCTGGGTGAAGAGCGGCTCTATAAGAAGGGCCCTCGGGTCGACCCTCTAGAGAAGGAACTGGGCATCCGAACTGTAGATAGTATACGCCCCATCATCCCCTTTGAGGACTTTGTCAATGAGTCACTGAACGATGTAGTCGAGATGGACAAAGATTTCACCTTCTTCAAGGTCAACGCCGAAACTAAATTTTCTTTCCAGAGCTGCCCCTTCATCCTCAGTGTCATCACCAAGAACCAAGGGCTTTACTACGACAACAGGATCAGGATGTACAGCGAGCGGCGCCTCACAGCCCTTTACAGCATGGTGCAGGGGCAACAGCCAAACCCATATCTGAAGCTCAAAGTTCGCAGAGACCACATCATTGACGATGCCCTCGTCAGA CTGGAGATGATTTCCATGGAGAACCCGTCAGACCTGAAgaagcagctgtttgttgaGTTTGAAGGGGAGCAAGGTGTTGACGAAGGAGGAGTTTCAAAGGAGTTCTTTCAGTTGgttttggaggaaattttcaaCCCTGACATAG GAATGTTCACCTATGATGATGAAACCAAGCTTTTCTGGTTCAATTCGTCCTCGCTGGAAAATGAAGCACAGTACACTCTCATTGGAATTGTCCTGGGACTCGCTATTTACAACAACTGCATCCTTGACGTCCATTTCCCGATGGTTGTCTACAGGAAACTCATGGGAAAGAAAGGGACCTACTTGGACCTGTCAGACTCACATCCAGTATAG